Below is a genomic region from Tripterygium wilfordii isolate XIE 37 chromosome 12, ASM1340144v1, whole genome shotgun sequence.
aaaatcatttaaatttcaaaaactatAACCGTTCCAAAATCATTTACTACCAGGTACTCGTTTACCACTTAAAATTTTAAGGttacactattttttttattaatcgtTGATGACGTTCAAAATCCGATCCATTCCTCAACGGTTTGATTCTGCAAGGGTCTTAGTTGATCAGACTAGGGATCATGAGTTTATTTGTCCTATATATGGATAACTAGAAAACGTGAATTTTGAAGTCCTCGAGGTATACCTCAAGGGGATGCTTCAACACTCAAGTTAGATCGGTAGGCAGTAAGGATATTGAGTTTGCTCGGTGTTTAAATCTCTTTCTTTAGCTAATAGCGAATAGTGAGAATATGAGAGAAATTTACCTAAGTGGAGATCCCATTTAGGCCTCGGCATTAGGCAGGACCAGCCCGAAAATTTAGGCCCCAAGCCCAGATTGACCAATCGAGCTTTGGGTTGGGCCTGGGACAAAAATGACAGCCTAGGCCTGCAAGTCATTTGGTGACCCTTAGTATGAATTTTGAATCATTGATTACCTTTAATTGTGGGTGAGATTTATGGAGGGTGAATCCCCCAACGTTCTCTTATAGATCTCATTCATAATCGGTGATGAATGCTCCTCGATACCCAAGATGTTTTAATTACTTGGGATTCTTGAGATCATGCCTATTAGGCCCTACCGAGGTGTACAAGCCAAGGTGACATTTGGGTCAGCTGAGATGTTTTCTAGCTCGATCTCCTCTTCCTCAGACTAAGTGGTGATACGTGTCAACGTCTCATTGGAGGagtattttttgtattattagtcatatttattttattgttattaATAACGTGAGAGAAAGCTTGACAtataaaatatgatataaaaaaatatgatcTTCGCCATAGCCTATAGAAGCTAGGCTATTTAAGACCCAATTTTGATTAAAGCCTCACATCTCTTGTGCATCCTCATTCCCATCTAGTCACTctacccggccaattaaggaaCAAACCTAACTAGTCAACCTCAAGAATTTCTCAATTGATAGTTAATTAAACTAAATTCgacaccaatttttttttaaatatttttctttgacttGTCTTGTTGTTTATGTGGCATGAactattatttataaatataatgttttgattttgttacaaaataatttacaaaattcagaaaaaaaatatatatttaaatgagGCAGGAATGTTAACCCAAAATAGAATAGCGCCAACGACCACTGGAGGAATAATAACCGATCCCAACCAATTAAACTAACATCCACCGTATTGTACACTTTCGACCGCACACGTGTCAAGATCCCATATACCCTACGTTCTGTAccgttcaatttatatatactcCCTCTAACATCTCCCGCCTTTGTCTCTTTACCTCATTTGCTGTCCACAATCCTCCATTCCTCTCAACCACCATTTTTATTCCCTTTCTTTTGTTTAGTTCTCTGCCTAATTTCACATTTTGACTATTTTTTTGGGtagattttgtattttgttttcaatttgtatGGGATTTGAATGAGAGGAGGAGACACAATGTTTGTGGACAGCAATAGCCAATCGAGATCCAAATTCGGTAAAAACGCAGTGCATTCGGATCCAAATCTTGCAATGAACGACAACGATGACGATCAGATTTCGACCCGTAATAGCAGTGCTTCTGCTGTTGGGTCCGGGTTCTATGACTCGAGCCGCATGAGCTGCGAAGGGTCACCCATGATGATGTCCCCTTGGAACCAAACCTCCTCACCATTCAAATCACAATGGTCTGAATTACCCGAAAATATCCCACAAAACGCACTCATCGGGTCGCTCGTTCGCGAAGAAGGTCATATTTATTCCTTGGCCGCAGCAAAGGACCTTCTTTACACCGGATCCGATAGCAAGAACATCCGGGTCTGGAAAAATTTGAAGGAATTCTCTGGTTTCAAATCCAGCAGTGGTTTGGTTAAAGCTATAGTAATCTCCGGCGAAAAAATCTTCACCGGTCACCAAGACGGTAAGATCCGAGTATGGAAGATATCGCCAAAAAACCCAGCCGTACACAAACGGGCCGGGTCACTACCCACTTTGAAGGACATATTCAAAAGCTCAATCAAGCCCAGCAATTATGTTGAAGTTAGACGACACCGTACTGCTCTGTGGATCAAGCACTCCGACGCCGTTTCCTGCTTGAGTTTGAGTGAGGACAAAACGCTGTTGTACTCTGCTTCCTGGGACAGAACCGTTAAAGTGTGGAGAATCTCCGATTCCAAATGCCTTGAATCAATTAACGCTCATGACGACGCCGTTAATTCGGTCGTTGCGAGCTTTGAAGGACAGGTATTCACCGGCTCCGCTGACGGGACTGTCAAAGTGTGGAGAAAAGAGCAGCATGGGAAAGTCACAAAGCACCCGCACATGCAGACTCTGTTGAAACATGAATGTGCGGTCACAGCTTTGGCCGTCAACACCTCCGGTTCGATCGTGTACTGTGGATCGTCCGATGGGCTTGTCAATTTTTGGGAGCGGGAGAAGCAATTATCACACGGTGGGGTTCTCAAGGGGCACACGCTGGCTGTTCTTTGTCTTGCAGCTGCAGGGAGTATGGTGTTCAGCGGATCAGCGGATAAGACGATATGTGTGTGGAGGAGGGATGGAACCATCCACACGTGTCTCTCTGTGCTGACGGGGCACACGGGCCCAGTCAAGTGCTTGGCAGTGGAGGAGGATAGTGAGGCATCCAGTAAAGGTGATAGACGGTGGGTTGTGTACAGTGGCAGCCTTGATAAGTCGGTGAAGGTTTGGAGCGTGTCGGAGATGGCGCCTGATCGTAATCAGGTGGCTATCATGCAACAACAGATGGGGTCGGATTTGGACTCAGAGCCGTCCGATGGAAGCTTCTCCTCTGCAGCCAGGGACAGACGGCTCTGATCACAAGGACCTGTGATCAAACCAGATTGTCTAATGAGAACACGTGTCTTATGTACAGTGGAAACGCTAGAACTAATAAATATTGACACATGGACAAATATGTAGGCTTTTGATGTATTTGGGGGATTGAGGGGGTTGGGGTGAACCCTAAACTTCTCGTACTTTGATTGGTATATCTCAATATCGAATTCTGCATATAAGAATGTCGCATGGGAGTGGATTAATATAAATGCACTAGACAATTATGTTGCTTTATCGTAATTCAATATGAGAAACCATATTATGACACTAATAATGTGATTATTATCTGTGCTTACTCTATCCCTCAAGTGTAAAAtactttttttgaaaaaccgAGAATGACAATCTACTAGCTCGCGTTTGGGGCATTCGATAAGAGTCTAAACTCGGACCGACAG
It encodes:
- the LOC120010657 gene encoding protein JINGUBANG-like, which translates into the protein MRGGDTMFVDSNSQSRSKFGKNAVHSDPNLAMNDNDDDQISTRNSSASAVGSGFYDSSRMSCEGSPMMMSPWNQTSSPFKSQWSELPENIPQNALIGSLVREEGHIYSLAAAKDLLYTGSDSKNIRVWKNLKEFSGFKSSSGLVKAIVISGEKIFTGHQDGKIRVWKISPKNPAVHKRAGSLPTLKDIFKSSIKPSNYVEVRRHRTALWIKHSDAVSCLSLSEDKTLLYSASWDRTVKVWRISDSKCLESINAHDDAVNSVVASFEGQVFTGSADGTVKVWRKEQHGKVTKHPHMQTLLKHECAVTALAVNTSGSIVYCGSSDGLVNFWEREKQLSHGGVLKGHTLAVLCLAAAGSMVFSGSADKTICVWRRDGTIHTCLSVLTGHTGPVKCLAVEEDSEASSKGDRRWVVYSGSLDKSVKVWSVSEMAPDRNQVAIMQQQMGSDLDSEPSDGSFSSAARDRRL